A window from Theobroma cacao cultivar B97-61/B2 chromosome 3, Criollo_cocoa_genome_V2, whole genome shotgun sequence encodes these proteins:
- the LOC18605955 gene encoding uncharacterized protein LOC18605955 has protein sequence MGNCLFGGLGEADGVIKVITSSGGVMEFSAPITAGSITDEFPGHAIFRSHDLFWKPLFQHEELLPGKSYYLLPLNGKDTSGNSGQIVREGHVRSNSIPASLVAPYRMSCDYQGTLKRSHTDVFSRYNKPAGFWKVKLVISPEQLLEILSQEARTQELIESVRTVAKCGSGVSTSVGFSDQWSLSSSRNASSNKDGLLLDI, from the coding sequence ATGGGAAACTGCCTGTTTGGAGGCTTGGGAGAAGCTGATGGTGTGATCAAAGTCATAACTTCAAGCGGTGGAGTCATGGAGTTTTCTGCTCCAATAACAGCAGGAAGCATCACAGATGAATTCCCAGGGCACGCCATTTTTCGAAGCCATGATCTCTTCTGGAAACCACTCTTTCAGCATGAAGAACTCCTCCCTGGAAAATCATACTATCTTCTTCCGCTTAACGGCAAAGACACTTCAGGTAATAGCGGCCAGATTGTCCGAGAAGGCCATGTCAGGTCGAACAGCATCCCAGCATCGCTCGTTGCTCCTTACAGGATGTCCTGTGATTATCAGGGGACTCTGAAGAGGTCCCATACTGATGTTTTCTCCAGGTACAACAAGCCTGCAGGATTTTGGAAAGTGAAGCTAGTAATCAGCCCGGAACAGCTGTTGGAAATTTTGTCTCAAGAAGCTCGTACTCAAGAATTGATTGAGAGTGTCAGGACAGTCGCCAAGTGTGGAAGTGGGGTCTCAACTTCTGTTGGATTTTCAGATCAATGGAGTCTGTCAAGCAGTAGGAACGCTTCCTCAAACAAAGATGGCTTGTTGTTAGACATCTAG
- the LOC18605956 gene encoding LOW QUALITY PROTEIN: NAC domain-containing protein 43 (The sequence of the model RefSeq protein was modified relative to this genomic sequence to represent the inferred CDS: inserted 2 bases in 1 codon), with protein MSEDMNLSINGQSQVPPGFRFHPTEEELLHYYLRKKVAYEKIDLDVIREVDLNKLEPWDIQEKCKIGSTPQNDWYFFSHKDKKYPTGTRTNRATAAGFWKATGRDKIIYSGFRRIGLRKTLVFYKGRAPHGQKSDWIMHEYRLDDNTTHDSNGSNSIGDSVPEDGWVVCRVFRKKNYQKTLESPKSSSATSLDSKTQMLCSGNDGVLDQILLYMGRTCKMENDSLSNMNIPNANNSNNNLRMLVANNTGIGDGLHERFMHLPRLESPTLPSLPMGSSPFDQERSFKSCYQSIDDMLTETEPSSINQGGGACDTGSVQNNNESKNGVNDWVTLERLVASQLNGHVETSKQLSCFSDPNAVFSLCHDDDIQLSHINLHRSNQNSEVYSNENDLWSLTKSSSPSSSDXPYATCRYNRSMLSTCQEHTKKPAAQCSSPN; from the exons ATGTCAGAAGATATGAATCTATCCATAAATGGTCAGTCTCAAGTCCCTCCTGGTTTTAGATTTCACCCTACAGAAGAGGAGCTTCTTCACTATTACCTCAGAAAGAAAGTGGCTTATGAAAAGATAGACCTGGATGTTATTCGGGAAGTTGATCTTAACAAGCTTGAGCCTTGGGATATACAAG AGAAGTGCAAAATAGGATCCACCCCACAGAATGATTGGTACTTCTTCAGCCACAAGGACAAGAAATACCCTACGGGGACCAGAACTAATCGTGCAACAGCTGCCGGGTTCTGGAAAGCAACTGGCCGTGATAAGATTATTTATAGTGGGTTTAGAAGAATTGGGTTGAGGAAGACATTGGTCTTTTATAAAGGAAGAGCTCCACATGGACAAAAATCTGATTGGATTATGCACGAGTACAGGCTGGATGATAACACCACCCATGACTCTAAT GGTTCCAATTCCATTGGAGATTCTGTGCCTGAAGATGGCTGGGTGGTTTGCCGTGTATTTAGAAAGAAGAATTATCAGAAAACCCTAGAGAGTCCTAAAAGCTCCTCCGCCACTTCTCTGGATTCAAAGACGCAGATGCTTTGCTCAGGCAACGATGGGGTTCTAGATCAAATTCTTCTCTATATGGGAAGGACTTGCAAAATGGAGAATGATTCATTGAGCAACATGAATATTCCCAACGCCAACAACAGCAACAATAATCTTAGAATGCTCGTTGCAAATAACACAGGAATCGGCGACGGTTTACACGAAAGGTTTATGCATCTTCCAAGGCTGGAGAGTCCAACTCTCCCTTCGCTTCCCATGGGTAGCTCACCTTTTGATCAAGAAAGAAGTTTCAAGTCATGTTACCAATCCATCGACGACATGCTGACTGAAACTGAACCATCTTCAATCAACCAAGGGGGTGGTGCTTGTGACACGGGTTCAGTTCAGAATAATAATGAGTCCAAAAATGGCGTTAATGACTGGGTCACCCTGGAACGACTTGTGGCATCCCAGCTAAATGGTCATGTAGAGACAAGCAAGCAACTATCATGTTTTAGTGACCCTAATGCGGTTTTCAGTCTTTGTCACGATGATGATATTCAATTATCGCACATAAATTTGCACAGATCAAATCAAAACTCCGAGGTCTACAGCAACGAGAATGATCTATGGAGCTTGACGAAGTCATCGTCACCGTCGTCATCAGA CCCTTATGCCACCTGTCGGTATAATAGAAGTATGCTCTCAACATGTCAAGAACATACAAAGAAGCCTGCTGCTCAATGCTCAAGTCCTAATTAG